A single region of the Saprospiraceae bacterium genome encodes:
- a CDS encoding nicotinate phosphoribosyltransferase, producing the protein MQTAHLSRLYRSSLGLFTDLYQLTMAYGYWKSGMHQQEAVFNLFYRKNPFKGKYAISGGLALAIDYLQTFKFSSADLAYLGSLKGSNGLPLFEEAFLSYLQGMSFECDIDAIPEGTIVFPNQPLVRVKGPIIQAQLIETALLNIINFSTLITTKAARIVQAAAGDDVLEFGLRRAQGIDGGLTASRAAYIGGCIGTSNVLAGQLYGIPVKGTHAHSWVMGFEHEYAAFEAYAGALPNNCIFLVDTYDTIEGIRTAIEVGYGLRDRGFEMLGIRLDSGNLTTLSQQARSLLDEAGFQQAVIVASNDLDEYKIAQLKREGAAIDVWGVGTRLVTAADQAALGGVYKLSAIKEGGNWSYRIKQSEERIKVSNPGFLQVYRTYDAQGRPLGDRIEDEWLGSSSGNMVDAKSQVEISFSNKNSEKLLLPIFRNGNLVYNLPTINAIRAHCLAQQALFSKVDLRDYPLGLESKLFQVKQQLLDDINFRTNGMVSNAT; encoded by the coding sequence ATGCAAACTGCTCATTTATCAAGACTATATCGCTCTTCGCTGGGACTGTTTACGGACCTTTACCAACTCACCATGGCTTATGGTTATTGGAAGTCAGGCATGCATCAACAGGAGGCTGTTTTTAACCTTTTCTATCGCAAGAATCCCTTCAAGGGGAAGTATGCCATCAGTGGTGGCCTCGCCCTGGCGATTGACTACTTGCAAACGTTCAAATTTAGTTCGGCCGATTTAGCTTATTTGGGTAGTTTAAAAGGTAGCAACGGGCTGCCACTCTTTGAAGAAGCTTTTCTTTCTTATCTGCAAGGCATGTCCTTTGAGTGCGACATCGACGCGATCCCAGAGGGAACCATTGTTTTTCCGAATCAGCCTTTGGTCCGTGTCAAGGGCCCGATTATTCAGGCACAGCTAATAGAGACCGCCTTATTAAACATCATTAATTTCTCCACTCTCATTACCACCAAAGCTGCTCGCATCGTCCAAGCTGCAGCGGGTGACGATGTATTGGAGTTTGGACTGCGGAGGGCTCAGGGCATTGATGGCGGACTTACGGCCTCCCGCGCCGCTTATATTGGCGGTTGCATCGGTACGAGCAATGTTTTGGCCGGACAACTCTATGGTATACCGGTAAAGGGTACGCATGCCCATAGCTGGGTCATGGGATTTGAGCACGAATATGCCGCTTTCGAAGCCTACGCTGGGGCCTTGCCCAACAATTGCATTTTTTTGGTGGATACTTATGATACCATCGAAGGGATTCGAACGGCCATTGAAGTGGGTTACGGGTTGAGGGATCGCGGTTTTGAGATGCTTGGGATTCGCTTAGATAGTGGAAATTTGACGACACTTAGCCAACAGGCGCGCAGCCTATTAGATGAGGCAGGTTTCCAGCAGGCCGTCATTGTAGCAAGCAATGACCTGGACGAATACAAGATAGCCCAACTAAAACGCGAAGGAGCAGCGATAGATGTGTGGGGAGTTGGCACCCGTTTGGTGACAGCTGCTGACCAGGCGGCACTAGGTGGTGTTTATAAGCTTTCAGCCATTAAGGAAGGTGGCAATTGGTCTTACAGAATCAAGCAATCTGAAGAGCGTATAAAAGTATCAAATCCAGGTTTTTTGCAAGTCTACAGAACCTATGATGCGCAGGGGCGCCCACTTGGAGATCGAATAGAAGATGAATGGCTCGGTTCATCATCCGGAAACATGGTCGATGCAAAAAGTCAAGTTGAAATAAGTTTCTCAAACAAGAATTCAGAAAAATTACTGCTCCCAATTTTCAGAAATGGAAATTTAGTTTATAATTTGCCAACTATTAATGCGATCAGGGCACATTGTCTGGCTCAACAAGCACTGTTCTCAAAAGTTGACTTGCGAGACTATCCCCTAGGATTAGAAAGTAAGTTATTCCAGGTTAAACAACAACTGCTTGATGACATTAATTTCAGAACAAATGGAATGGTTTCAAATGCTACTTAG
- a CDS encoding WG repeat-containing protein, producing the protein MKTKTQFKKQDRLQMPGPGCWPNPNQVTLCLFVFLLFSACRPDAADRDTGTSDQLSNAILPPPEEDFSEERYRWGFVDPSGKLVIPDFYDEVRAFSEGLAVVRQKGKWGFIDRRGTTVIPIQYKGAWSFSEGLARVLTFEDKMGFINYKGEWVIAAQWEEISDFEEGRARIRVEDRYGYMDRSGAIVIEPQYTNASKFEKGMASVQYLGRYGLIDTSGQFLIKPTFEKLATPHEGLGKIRKEGKFGFVNLAGELQIPANYMAASDFEEGLAAVVMDGLYGLINTQNDWVVPAQYEQLWYAGETRWVVAQDNKFGCINEKGEVIIPLMYDQLYGFSESLSFYYLDAQKLWGIINKNGDVITPPLYPLVWPFKDGMARAVVNDGIGFINTRGKVIIPPGFLELREFAENRAAAQVYRQ; encoded by the coding sequence ATGAAAACAAAAACGCAATTTAAAAAACAGGATAGGCTTCAAATGCCAGGCCCTGGATGTTGGCCAAACCCCAACCAGGTGACTTTATGTCTTTTTGTTTTTTTGCTTTTTAGTGCCTGCCGACCGGATGCTGCTGATCGTGACACTGGAACATCCGATCAACTGAGCAATGCCATACTCCCCCCTCCCGAGGAAGACTTTTCGGAAGAACGCTACCGATGGGGCTTTGTAGATCCATCAGGAAAATTGGTCATCCCGGATTTTTATGATGAAGTCAGGGCCTTTTCCGAAGGCTTGGCGGTGGTGCGACAAAAGGGGAAATGGGGATTCATTGACAGAAGGGGAACAACGGTGATTCCTATTCAATATAAAGGGGCCTGGTCTTTTTCAGAAGGCCTGGCCAGGGTACTTACTTTTGAGGATAAAATGGGATTTATCAATTACAAAGGTGAATGGGTCATTGCTGCGCAGTGGGAAGAGATAAGCGATTTCGAAGAAGGTAGGGCCAGGATTAGAGTAGAAGACCGTTATGGTTATATGGATAGATCGGGGGCTATCGTCATCGAACCTCAATACACCAATGCCTCCAAATTTGAAAAAGGGATGGCCAGTGTCCAGTACCTGGGTAGATATGGCTTAATTGATACCAGCGGACAGTTCCTAATCAAGCCAACCTTTGAAAAGCTAGCTACACCCCATGAAGGTTTGGGAAAAATTAGGAAAGAAGGCAAATTCGGTTTTGTTAATTTAGCTGGCGAGCTTCAAATACCTGCTAATTATATGGCCGCTAGCGATTTTGAAGAGGGCTTGGCTGCAGTGGTGATGGATGGTCTTTACGGCTTGATTAACACCCAGAATGACTGGGTTGTTCCTGCCCAATATGAGCAATTATGGTATGCTGGAGAAACACGCTGGGTGGTTGCCCAAGACAATAAATTTGGCTGCATCAATGAAAAAGGAGAAGTCATAATCCCCTTAATGTACGATCAATTGTACGGTTTCTCCGAAAGCTTGTCTTTTTACTATCTGGACGCCCAAAAATTATGGGGAATCATCAATAAAAATGGCGATGTCATCACGCCTCCTCTTTACCCCTTGGTTTGGCCATTTAAAGATGGAATGGCGAGGGCAGTCGTCAACGATGGAATAGGGTTTATAAATACCCGTGGAAAAGTTATCATTCCTCCTGGCTTTTTAGAATTGAGAGAGTTTGCAGAAAACAGGGCTGCTGCACAGGTTTATCGGCAATAA
- a CDS encoding DUF3095 family protein, with protein MSNQPATNQFYGDLPVYELPASQLIARREYFRPVPEDWHVIVTDIQHSTQAVLNGLQQVVNLVASGSIIAVLNIGRAQGMEIPFFFGGDGATMLVPPSVLEKCMQALVRHRENTMLNYQLNLRVGQVPVREVYQTGAGIVLARMRLGKKFAVPVVLGEGLKWAERTVKAGSPVSAGQPEAEFLLNLEGMECRWDRIKPPQNTPEVVCLLVEARDSHRHAPVFAKILETIDAVYGPPEARNPISVSRLKLKATPAKIAHEMRVKLGRFNLSYLLENFFYTFFGFVYFRFYQTGRTYLHQLVELADTLVLDGRINTVISGTSQQRQALCEALEKMEAAGECFYGLHVCRESIMSCYVRNRQDEHIHFVDGSQGGYTQAARILKDKLSRAASG; from the coding sequence ATGTCGAATCAACCAGCTACCAACCAGTTCTATGGCGACCTGCCGGTCTATGAGCTCCCGGCCAGTCAGCTCATCGCCCGCCGGGAATACTTCCGGCCGGTGCCTGAGGACTGGCACGTCATCGTCACGGATATCCAGCATTCCACCCAGGCGGTACTGAACGGCCTGCAACAGGTGGTCAACCTGGTGGCCAGCGGCAGCATCATTGCCGTCCTGAATATCGGTCGGGCCCAGGGCATGGAAATTCCCTTTTTCTTCGGCGGGGATGGAGCGACCATGCTAGTGCCTCCTTCGGTACTGGAAAAATGTATGCAGGCCTTGGTCCGGCACCGCGAAAATACGATGCTGAACTACCAATTGAATCTCCGGGTTGGGCAGGTGCCAGTACGGGAAGTCTATCAAACAGGAGCAGGAATAGTGCTGGCCAGGATGCGCCTAGGCAAAAAGTTTGCTGTTCCGGTAGTGCTGGGAGAAGGCCTGAAATGGGCCGAACGAACCGTCAAGGCAGGATCGCCTGTAAGTGCCGGCCAGCCGGAAGCGGAATTCCTGCTGAACCTGGAAGGCATGGAGTGCCGCTGGGACCGTATCAAACCGCCCCAAAATACACCCGAAGTGGTTTGCCTGCTGGTCGAAGCGCGGGATTCGCATCGGCACGCCCCTGTTTTTGCCAAAATCCTGGAAACCATCGACGCGGTCTATGGTCCGCCGGAAGCCCGCAACCCCATTTCGGTTTCCCGACTCAAACTCAAGGCGACTCCGGCTAAGATAGCTCACGAAATGCGCGTCAAACTTGGCCGGTTCAACCTGTCCTACCTCCTCGAAAACTTCTTTTATACTTTTTTTGGATTTGTCTATTTCCGGTTTTACCAGACTGGTCGGACCTACCTTCACCAACTGGTGGAATTAGCCGACACCCTGGTGCTGGACGGCCGGATCAATACCGTCATCAGCGGTACCTCCCAGCAACGGCAGGCCCTCTGTGAGGCCCTCGAAAAAATGGAAGCCGCTGGCGAATGCTTTTATGGCCTCCACGTCTGCCGAGAAAGCATCATGTCCTGCTACGTCCGCAACCGCCAAGATGAACACATCCATTTTGTGGACGGCTCCCAGGGTGGCTACACCCAAGCCGCCCGAATCCTAAAAGATAAACTTAGCCGCGCCGCTTCAGGATAG
- a CDS encoding NUDIX domain-containing protein → MPYTYDYPRPALTVDCVIFGLDESEKLKVLLIQRAVEPFKDSWALPGGFVDMNEDLEAAALRELEEETGVKDVFIEQLFTFGAPKRDPRGRVVSVAYFALANLADHPVKAASDARNVKWFEFDKIPPLAFDHKHIFEIAINRLRAKVRYQPVGFELLPEQFTLSQLQKLYETILGVQQLNKRNFRTRILKMGVLEEIGKQEGVAHRPAMLYRFNKEKYDQLLKERYEDLIKRGVDFEI, encoded by the coding sequence ATGCCATATACCTACGACTACCCAAGACCTGCATTGACCGTTGATTGTGTGATTTTCGGATTAGACGAAAGTGAAAAACTCAAGGTTTTATTAATCCAAAGAGCGGTAGAGCCCTTTAAAGATTCTTGGGCTTTGCCAGGTGGTTTTGTAGATATGAATGAGGATTTAGAGGCCGCAGCGTTGCGTGAACTTGAAGAGGAAACGGGGGTAAAAGATGTTTTTATCGAACAACTTTTCACATTCGGGGCACCAAAACGGGACCCAAGGGGGCGAGTGGTTAGTGTAGCCTATTTTGCCTTAGCCAACCTGGCTGATCACCCTGTCAAGGCGGCCTCAGACGCCAGAAATGTCAAGTGGTTTGAGTTTGACAAAATTCCGCCTCTGGCTTTTGACCATAAACATATTTTTGAAATAGCCATCAACCGGCTACGGGCAAAAGTCCGATATCAACCGGTTGGTTTTGAGTTATTACCCGAACAATTCACTTTGTCTCAACTACAAAAATTATATGAAACGATCTTAGGGGTCCAACAACTTAATAAAAGAAATTTCCGGACGAGAATCCTTAAAATGGGGGTATTGGAAGAAATTGGCAAGCAGGAGGGGGTAGCACATCGCCCGGCGATGTTGTATCGTTTCAATAAGGAAAAGTATGACCAACTCTTAAAAGAACGGTATGAGGATTTGATCAAACGAGGAGTTGATTTTGAAATTTAA
- the purE gene encoding 5-(carboxyamino)imidazole ribonucleotide mutase — protein MVSIIMGSDSDLPIMKQAAAILKTFEVPFELTIVSAHRTPDRMFSFAKAAHLKGIKVIIAGAGGAAHLPGMVASLTPLPVIGVPIKSSNSIDGWDSILSILQMPNGVPVATVALNAAKNAGLLAAEILACHDPLLLQKMIDYKKEMAEEVARKYEKLERDGYEG, from the coding sequence ATGGTAAGCATCATTATGGGATCGGATTCTGATTTACCGATCATGAAGCAAGCGGCAGCTATACTAAAGACTTTCGAGGTACCATTTGAATTGACCATTGTTTCTGCCCATCGGACACCAGATCGGATGTTTTCCTTTGCCAAGGCCGCTCACCTCAAAGGGATCAAGGTCATTATTGCTGGAGCGGGCGGAGCGGCACATTTGCCAGGGATGGTTGCCTCTTTAACGCCCCTGCCTGTCATTGGTGTACCTATCAAATCATCTAATTCTATTGATGGTTGGGACTCTATCCTCTCTATTCTGCAAATGCCAAATGGGGTGCCCGTCGCTACAGTCGCCCTCAACGCTGCCAAAAATGCTGGCCTTTTGGCAGCTGAAATCCTCGCTTGCCATGACCCGCTTTTGCTGCAAAAAATGATCGATTACAAAAAAGAAATGGCAGAAGAGGTCGCCAGGAAATATGAAAAACTGGAACGAGATGGGTATGAGGGATAA
- a CDS encoding AAA family ATPase: protein MAFEFPQPDAKKYKFKELKVYSSTEWLADNKKKYRQVFDRFEASYIYAELSFYNKYFDFEDWEIEVELRCYALKKGKKELCLLPLRRKVSKYDSVVYIREGWGNKTEGAFWKKGTYYWEAHIDGEKLASKYFYVEEASGEMLGEQNGYLSLESLKLYEGPYDDVLEDDRRYYTQFNCEETRYIYVEILLKNLCTAKPWHCELFIKFYNNARELKGQVVRLQRLEKKDDYIKITAGWGSNVKGSWRVDEYSAEIVFMDKLLAVIPFTIGDDFEEGIAGVLLPNKHAPVVLTPVEDIPQTFDELMERMDALIGLQSIKEQVRNHAKYIQFLQLRKEKGFEEKEEINVHSVFIGNPGTGKTTVAGMMGKLYKKMGLLTKGHVHEVDRVDLVGEYIGQTAPKVKDAIEKARGGVLFIDEAYSLARSNDDSKDFGREVIEILVKEMSNGPGDLAVIVAGYPKEMKNFLNSNPGLKSRFKLHFEFPDYLPQELAQIASYACKEKGVVLTPETKERIDEYILNAYRTRDRSFGNARFVYDLIEKSKISLGLRVMGNENPRSLDRQQLSLIELSDVQKIAFKERKELPDIPIDEQLLEESINELNRLIGMARAKAQINEMVRLVRYYRETKRDVLGSFYLHTVFIGNPGTGKTTVARILTKIYKALGILERGHMLETDRQGLVAGYVGQTAIKTAEKIDESMGGVLFIDEAYALTQRSSGANGDFGDEAIQTLLKRMEDHRGLFFVFVAGYPENMESFLKANPGLSSRFDKILKFDDYNPQELHQIALLMLSEEQIIPTPEAEEHLKDYLSYIYNYRDKYFGNARTVRGIVHEAIKAHNLRLAALSPTERIANPPNILTLNDVIGLKMDKSDFIFNKKSIGFRRADGAAG from the coding sequence ATGGCATTTGAGTTTCCGCAACCGGACGCTAAGAAGTACAAGTTTAAAGAGTTGAAAGTCTATTCTTCTACCGAATGGTTAGCTGATAACAAAAAGAAATATCGACAGGTATTTGATCGATTTGAGGCGAGTTATATTTATGCAGAACTGTCTTTTTACAATAAATATTTCGATTTTGAGGATTGGGAGATTGAGGTGGAACTGCGTTGTTATGCTTTGAAAAAGGGAAAAAAAGAACTTTGTTTGTTGCCATTGCGACGCAAAGTCAGCAAATATGATAGTGTCGTATATATTCGTGAAGGGTGGGGAAATAAGACCGAAGGCGCTTTTTGGAAAAAGGGCACCTACTATTGGGAGGCTCATATCGATGGCGAAAAATTGGCCTCTAAGTATTTTTATGTAGAAGAAGCCTCTGGTGAGATGTTAGGGGAGCAAAATGGCTATCTTAGCTTGGAGTCTCTCAAGCTTTACGAGGGCCCTTATGACGATGTATTGGAGGATGATCGCCGCTATTATACGCAATTTAATTGTGAGGAAACCCGCTATATTTATGTCGAAATATTACTCAAAAATCTATGTACAGCCAAGCCTTGGCATTGCGAATTGTTTATAAAATTCTACAACAATGCGAGGGAACTGAAGGGGCAGGTCGTACGTTTGCAACGTCTGGAGAAAAAAGATGACTATATCAAGATAACGGCAGGGTGGGGCTCCAATGTAAAAGGTTCCTGGCGCGTAGATGAATACTCCGCAGAGATCGTTTTCATGGATAAACTCCTCGCTGTAATACCGTTTACCATCGGAGATGATTTTGAGGAAGGGATTGCCGGGGTATTGCTACCGAATAAACATGCACCGGTGGTGCTTACCCCTGTGGAAGATATTCCCCAAACCTTTGATGAACTCATGGAACGCATGGATGCGCTCATTGGGCTACAAAGTATAAAAGAGCAAGTGAGAAATCATGCCAAATACATTCAGTTTCTTCAATTGAGAAAAGAGAAAGGTTTTGAGGAAAAAGAAGAAATAAATGTTCACTCTGTTTTTATTGGCAATCCTGGGACGGGCAAAACGACAGTAGCCGGTATGATGGGTAAACTGTACAAAAAGATGGGTTTGCTTACCAAAGGGCATGTTCATGAGGTTGATCGGGTAGATTTAGTGGGAGAATACATAGGACAAACGGCGCCTAAAGTGAAGGACGCCATTGAGAAGGCAAGGGGAGGGGTACTTTTTATCGATGAGGCCTACTCCTTGGCTCGTTCCAACGATGACTCCAAGGATTTTGGAAGAGAAGTCATAGAAATATTGGTAAAGGAGATGTCCAATGGCCCGGGCGACCTCGCCGTGATCGTGGCGGGATATCCAAAAGAAATGAAAAACTTCCTGAATTCAAATCCCGGCCTTAAATCAAGGTTTAAACTGCATTTTGAATTCCCCGATTACCTTCCGCAGGAATTGGCCCAAATTGCAAGTTATGCCTGCAAGGAAAAAGGAGTGGTGCTAACACCAGAAACGAAGGAGCGGATCGATGAATATATCCTGAATGCTTATCGGACCCGTGACCGGTCCTTTGGCAATGCCCGATTCGTTTACGATTTGATAGAGAAATCAAAAATTTCACTGGGGCTTAGAGTCATGGGCAATGAAAATCCACGTTCCCTTGACCGACAGCAATTATCGCTTATAGAGCTGAGTGATGTTCAGAAAATTGCCTTCAAAGAGCGAAAAGAATTACCCGATATCCCTATCGACGAACAACTGTTGGAAGAGTCGATCAATGAATTGAATCGGCTAATTGGAATGGCCAGAGCCAAGGCTCAAATCAATGAAATGGTTCGATTGGTTCGATATTATCGAGAAACCAAACGAGATGTGTTAGGTAGTTTTTACCTCCATACGGTATTTATCGGCAATCCTGGTACCGGAAAGACAACCGTCGCCCGCATCCTAACCAAAATATATAAAGCACTAGGTATCCTGGAAAGGGGCCATATGCTAGAAACAGACCGCCAAGGCCTGGTGGCTGGTTATGTGGGACAAACGGCCATTAAAACGGCGGAAAAAATAGACGAATCAATGGGGGGCGTTTTGTTTATCGACGAGGCCTATGCCCTTACCCAGCGATCAAGCGGTGCAAATGGCGATTTTGGAGATGAGGCCATTCAAACACTCCTTAAACGAATGGAAGACCACCGCGGCCTGTTTTTTGTTTTTGTGGCAGGCTACCCAGAAAACATGGAGTCTTTCTTGAAGGCGAATCCCGGCTTGAGTTCCCGCTTTGACAAAATCCTCAAATTTGATGACTATAATCCACAGGAGTTACATCAGATTGCGTTGCTGATGTTGTCTGAAGAACAGATTATCCCGACACCAGAGGCTGAGGAACACTTAAAAGATTACCTCTCCTATATTTACAATTACCGCGATAAATACTTTGGAAATGCTCGAACAGTCAGGGGAATCGTTCATGAAGCCATCAAGGCCCACAATTTGCGCCTGGCAGCCCTTTCCCCGACAGAAAGAATAGCCAACCCACCCAATATTTTAACCCTAAACGATGTTATCGGCCTGAAAATGGATAAAAGTGATTTCATCTTTAATAAAAAATCGATTGGCTTCCGGCGGGCTGATGGGGCAGCGGGGTAG